From a region of the Gossypium raimondii isolate GPD5lz chromosome 10, ASM2569854v1, whole genome shotgun sequence genome:
- the LOC105775095 gene encoding protein DETOXIFICATION 27, whose protein sequence is MSGNGGALEEAKVPLIDDLASTEKDYENGPLRERVWIESKKLWRIVGPAIFNRLASYSILVITQAFAGHLGDLELAAISIANNVIVGFNFGLLLGMASALETLCGQAFGAKKYYMLGIYMQRSWIILSMCCVLLLPLYLFASPVLKLLGQPNDVAELSGMVAIWMIPLHFSFALQFPLQRFLQCQLKNMVTAWVSLVALVVHGIVSWVLVYRFRVGVVGTVVSMNFSWWVLVFGHLGYTVCGGCPSTWTGFSMEAFSGLWGFIKLSAASGVMLCLENWYYRILILMTGNLENAKIAVDALSICMTINGWEMMIPLAFFAGTGVRVANELGAGNGKGAKFATTVSVVTSILIGIFFWLLIMILHDKFALIFSTSDPVLKAVTNLSFLLAFTVLLNSVQPILSGVAVGCGWQSYVAYINLGCYYLIGVPLGFFMGWGFHLGVMGIWGGMIFGGTAIQTLILALITLRCDWQKEAEKANLLLQKWSDRKASLEHV, encoded by the exons ATGTCGGGAAACGGTGGTGCATTGGAGGAAGCAAAGGTTCCATTGATCGATGATTTAGCATCAACAGAAAAAGATTATGAGAATGGACCCCTTAGGGAAAGGGTATGGATTGAATCAAAGAAACTATGGAGGATAGTCGGCCCTGCAATCTTCAACCGCCTCGCCTCTTATTCCATACTGGTTATCACTCAAGCCTTCGCCGGCCACCTTGGTGACCTTGAGCTTGCTGCCATTTCCATCGCAAATAATGTCATCGTCGGCTTCAACTTTGGCCTTTtg ttggGGATGGCGAGTGCACTTGAAACCCTATGTGGGCAAGCCTTTGGAGCAAAGAAATACTACATGTTGGGAATCTACATGCAACGTTCATGGATCATTCTCTCCATGTGTTGTGTTTTGCTATTGCCTTTATATCTCTTTGCTTCACCCGTATTGAAACTATTGGGACAGCCTAATGATGTTGCTGAGCTATCGGGGATGGTTGCTATTTGGATGATTCCACTTCATTTCAGCTTTGCATTACAGTTCCCACTCCAAAGATTCTTGCAGTGTCAGCTGAAAAACATGGTGACGGCTTGGGTCTCATTGGTGGCTCTTGTGGTCCATGGGATCGTGAGCTGGGTGTTAGTGTATAGGTTTCGAGTGGGTGTGGTTGGGACGGTGGTTAGCATGAATTTTTCGTGGTGGGTTTTGGTTTTCGGCCACTTGGGTTACACTGTTTGTGGCGGCTGTCCTTCAACTTGGACCGGTTTCTCCATGGAAGCTTTCTCTGGTCTTTGGGGATTCATCAAACTCTCTGCAGCTTCTGGGGTCATGCTTTG CTTGGAAAACTGGTACTATAGAATACTAATATTGATGACTGGAAATCTGGAAAACGCCAAGATAGCCGTCGATGCTTTGTCCATCTG CATGACAATTAATGGATGGGAGATGATGATTCCTCTCGCGTTCTTTGCTGGTACCGG TGTGAGAGTGGCAAATGAGCTTGGAGCAGGGAATGGGAAAGGAGCCAAGTTTGCAACAACAGTTTCAGTGGTGACATCAATTCTAATAGGCATCTTCTTCTGGTTGCTAATTATGATATTGCATGATAAATTTGCTCTCATATTTTCTACAAGTGACCCTGTCTTGAAAGCAGTCACCAACCTCTCTTTTCTCTTAGCCTTCACTGTTCTGCTCAACAGTGTTCAGCCTATTCTATCCG GGGTGGCTGTTGGATGTGGATGGCAATCCTACGTGGCTTACATAAATTTGGGTTGCTATTATCTCATTGGGGTTCCACTTGGATTTTTTATGGGGTGGGGTTTCCACCTAGGAGTCATG GGAATTTGGGGTgggatgatatttggaggaacaGCAATTCAAACTCTGATATTGGCGCTTATTACCTTACGATGTGATTGGCAGAAGGAG GCTGAGAAAGCAAACCTGCTCCTCCAGAAGTGGTCTGACAGAAAGGCATCTTTGGAACACGTTTGA